A genomic window from Silene latifolia isolate original U9 population chromosome 11, ASM4854445v1, whole genome shotgun sequence includes:
- the LOC141611245 gene encoding uncharacterized protein LOC141611245 isoform X3, with product MVTLSSEERDEKLKQHLMASKSLHPALISSDSEYKYFQRLVAGLLGVVLKPREAQCPLVRCIAREFVTCLVVQPIMTLVSPVYVNQLVEFVLLHIREFLIGSDGDDHSPKADNDRSVAEEGVESGTTANVGHENIGDQETDVLPVAMDDQKAVALETSPASSNVNDGESMHPKVAEWARVLDAATQRRTEVLSPDNLEKMWAIGRHYKDKIHKSTKPGKYSALDLSTINEIGDATITDGNKGRVRRSSSTSDLKIELEEKKTCSGESEGLLLSEDFDSPDFGRHIHNLNDVSRSVIKAQGSHFPKLRCRVIGAYFEKIGSTSFAVYCVAVTDAQSSTWFVKRRYRNFERLHRQLKAIPNYNLHLPPKRIFSSSTEDTFVHQRCIQLDKYLQDLLAIANVAEQHEVWDFLSASSKSYSFGKSASVMKTLAVNVDDAVDDIVRQFKGVPEGLVHKVVGSSSLNSGALRSVPARHLSLNESDLKMHTSLDASMESSMSVSDDDVDIKTRDLVEDSAVKENGWHSDNGLKSKVPARVVRQTEDGAWSYSKSAEKSQRFEMKADLTGTAGLPVTSYPINDPVGVPPEWTPPNVSVPVLNLVDKVFQLSRRGWIRRQVFWISKQILHIVMEDAVDDWLIGQINWLRREDVVAEGIHLVKDILWPDGKFFLKLEITSGGLDEMEKCFQATPRGARSKSSQSGSFEMEFEAIRRANYVKKMIFNGAPAPLVSLVGKKQYKRCARDLYFFLQSSVCLKQVAYAILESLLVSVFPELKDLISDIHQKTQVEPVE from the exons ATGGTCACTCTGTCTTCTGAAGAGAGGGATGAAAAATTAAAACAGCATCTTATGGCTTCTAAATCTCTTCATCCGGCATTGATATCTTCAGATAGTGAGTACAAG TATTTTCAGAGGCTTGTGGCTGGATTACTTGGTGTAGTTCTTAAGCCTAGAGAAGCGCAGTGCCCCCTTGTTCGATGTATTGCTCGAGAATTTGTTACTTGCTTAGTAGTCCAACCTATTATGACTCTGGTGTCTCCAGT GTATGTCAATCAGTTGGTTGAATTTGTTCTTCTTCACATTAGAGAATTTTTGATTGGATCAGATGGTGATGATCATTCACCAAAAGCAGATAATGATCGTTCTGTTGCCGAGGAGGGTGTAGAAAGTGGTACAACTGCAAATGTGGGACATGAGAACATCGGTGATCAAGAAACTGATGTGTTACCAGTTGCAATGGATGACCAGAAGGCTGTGGCCTTGGAGACTTCACCAGCCTCTTCTAATGTAAATGATGGTGAGTCCATGCATCCTAAAGTTGCTGAGTGGGCACGAGTGCTGGATGCTGCAACTCAGAGAAGAACTGAAGTTCTTTCCCCAGATAATCTTGAGAAAATGTGGGCTATTGGAAGACATTATAAAGATAAAATCCACAAATCTACAAAACCTG GAAAGTATTCTGCTTTAGACTTGTCTACTATTAATGAAATTGGGGACGCAACTATCACTGATGGGAATAAAGGCAGGGTTAGGAGATCCAGCAGTACTTCTGATTTGAAAATTGAACTTGAGGAGAAAAAAACTTGTAGTGGTGAAAGCGAAGGACTTCTCCTTTCAGAGGACTTCGACAGCCCTGATTTTGGTAGGCATATACATAACTTGAATGATGTTTCAAGGTCAGTGATCAAGGCTCAAGGGTCACATTTCCCCAAGCTTAGGTGTCGG GTCATTGGGGCTTACTTTGAAAAAATTGGGTCCACGTCATTTGCTGTGTATTGCGTTGCAGTCACTGATGCGCAAAGTAGCACATGGTTTGTGAAAAGGAG ATATAGGAACTTTGAGAGACTGCATCGACAACTTAAGGCTATACCCAATTATAATTTACATCTGCCCCCTAAAAGAATATTTTCTTCCAGCACTGAAGATACATTTGTGCATCAGCGTTGTATTCAGCTTGACAAATATCTGCAG GATCTTTTAGCTATAGCTAATGTTGCTGAGCAGCACGAAGTGTGGGATTTTCTCAGTGCTTCCTCAAAG AGCTACTCATTTGGGAAGTCGGCATCAGTAATGAAAACACTTGCAG TCAATGTAGATGATGCTGTTGATGATATTGTACGGCAGTTTAAGGGAGTTCCAGAGGGCTTAGTGCACAAGGTTGTTGGTTCATCTTCTTTGAATTCTGGAGCCCTCAGATCTGTACCAGCCAGACACCTATCCTTGAATGAATCTGATCTAAAGATGCATACTTCATTGGATGCTTCAATGGAATCAAGTATGAGTGTTTCTGATGATGACGTTGATATTAAAACTCGCGACCTTGTTGAGGATTCTGCTGTCAAAGAGAATGGGTGGCACTCAGATAACGGATTGAAATCCAAAGTTCCAGCAAGGGTGGTCAGACAAACTGAAGATGGTGCATGGTCATATTCTAAATCAGCTGAAAAGAGCCAGCGCTTTGAGATGAAAGCTGATTTGACTGGAACAGCTGGCTTGCCAGTTACATCTTACCCTATTAATGACCCTGTTGGGGTACCTCCAGAG TGGACGCCACCCAACGTGAGTGTACCTGTGTTGAACTTGGTCGACAAAGTATTTCAGCTTAGCAGGCGAGGCTGGATAAG GAGGCAAGTTTTTTGGATCTCAAAGCAAATATTGCACATAGTAATGGAAGATGCAGTTGATGATTGGCTGATTGGACAGATTAATTGGTTGCGCAGAGAGGATGTTGTTGCTGAAGGGATTCACTTGGTCAAAGAC ATTCTGTGGCCAGATGGTAAATTCTTTTTAAAGCTTGAGATCACTAGTGGCGGATTGGATGAAATGGAAAAGTGTTTTCAAGCTACACCTCGTGGAGCAAGGAGTAAGTCCTCGCAATCCGGTTCATTTGAAATGGAGTTTGAGGCTATTCGAAGAGCTAACTACGTCAAGAAGATGATTTTCA ACGGAGCTCCAGCGCCGCTGGTCAGTTTAGTTGGGAAGAAGCAGTACAAGCGCTGTGCACGAGATCTATACTTTTTTCTTCAG TCGTCAGTGTGCCTGAAACAAGTTGCTTATGCTATTTTGGAGAGCTTGCTTGTGTCGGTCTTTCCTGAGTTGAAGGATCTTATTAGTGATATTCATCAGAAGACACAGGTTGAGCCTGTGGAATAA
- the LOC141611245 gene encoding uncharacterized protein LOC141611245 isoform X2, with the protein MWMNVPIAGLIALFLRYLANEVEFRWKVTPSSKPTRVTNLSKTRISVNGSRLSTVPSKWRRKFDSPVVEAAVEDFVNRIIQDFVTDLWYSNITPDKEAPDLMRTVILEALGEVAGRIKEVNIVDLLTRDIVDLISDHLELYRKTQASIGVDVMVTLSSEERDEKLKQHLMASKSLHPALISSDSEYKYFQRLVAGLLGVVLKPREAQCPLVRCIAREFVTCLVVQPIMTLVSPVYVNQLVEFVLLHIREFLIGSDGDDHSPKADNDRSVAEEGVESGTTANVGHENIGDQETDVLPVAMDDQKAVALETSPASSNVNDGESMHPKVAEWARVLDAATQRRTEVLSPDNLEKMWAIGRHYKDKIHKSTKPGKYSALDLSTINEIGDATITDGNKGRVRRSSSTSDLKIELEEKKTCSGESEGLLLSEDFDSPDFGRHIHNLNDVSRSVIKAQGSHFPKLRCRVIGAYFEKIGSTSFAVYCVAVTDAQSSTWFVKRRYRNFERLHRQLKAIPNYNLHLPPKRIFSSSTEDTFVHQRCIQLDKYLQDLLAIANVAEQHEVWDFLSASSKSYSFGKSASVMKTLAVNVDDAVDDIVRQFKGVPEGLVHKVVGSSSLNSGALRSVPARHLSLNESDLKMHTSLDASMESSMSVSDDDVDIKTRDLVEDSAVKENGWHSDNGLKSKVPARVVRQTEDGAWSYSKSAEKSQRFEMKADLTGTAGLPVTSYPINDPVGVPPEWTPPNVSVPVLNLVDKVFQLSRRGWIRRQVFWISKQILHIVMEDAVDDWLIGQINWLRREDVVAEGIHLVKDILWPDGKFFLKLEITSGGLDEMEKCFQATPRGARSKSSQSGSFEMEFEAIRRANYVKKMIFNGAPAPLVSLVGKKQYKRCARDLYFFLQSSVCLKQVAYAILESLLVSVFPELKDLISDIHQKTQVEPVE; encoded by the exons ATGTGGATGAACGTACCAATTGCAGGCTTGATCGCATTGTTTTTGCGTTATCTAGCTAATGAGGTAGAGTTTCGATGGAAGGTTACACCTAGCAGCAAACCCACACGTGTCACTAATCTGTCGAAGACCCGAATCTCGGTGAATGGTTCTCGTCTCTCTACCGTTCCTTCAAAATGGAGGAGGAAATTTGATTCACCTGTTGTAGAGGCTGCAGTGGAGGACTTTGTGAATAGAATTATTCAAGATTTTGTTACAGACTTGTGGTATTCTAATATAACACCGGACAAAGAAGCTCCTGACCTCATGCGCACGGTTATATTGGAAGCCCTTGGAGAAGTTGCAGGAAGGATAAAGGAAGTAAATATTGTTGATTTGTTAACACG GGATATAGTCGACTTAATAAGCGATCATCTGGAATTGTATAGAAAAACTCAAGCCTCTATTGGTGTGGATGTTATGGTCACTCTGTCTTCTGAAGAGAGGGATGAAAAATTAAAACAGCATCTTATGGCTTCTAAATCTCTTCATCCGGCATTGATATCTTCAGATAGTGAGTACAAG TATTTTCAGAGGCTTGTGGCTGGATTACTTGGTGTAGTTCTTAAGCCTAGAGAAGCGCAGTGCCCCCTTGTTCGATGTATTGCTCGAGAATTTGTTACTTGCTTAGTAGTCCAACCTATTATGACTCTGGTGTCTCCAGT GTATGTCAATCAGTTGGTTGAATTTGTTCTTCTTCACATTAGAGAATTTTTGATTGGATCAGATGGTGATGATCATTCACCAAAAGCAGATAATGATCGTTCTGTTGCCGAGGAGGGTGTAGAAAGTGGTACAACTGCAAATGTGGGACATGAGAACATCGGTGATCAAGAAACTGATGTGTTACCAGTTGCAATGGATGACCAGAAGGCTGTGGCCTTGGAGACTTCACCAGCCTCTTCTAATGTAAATGATGGTGAGTCCATGCATCCTAAAGTTGCTGAGTGGGCACGAGTGCTGGATGCTGCAACTCAGAGAAGAACTGAAGTTCTTTCCCCAGATAATCTTGAGAAAATGTGGGCTATTGGAAGACATTATAAAGATAAAATCCACAAATCTACAAAACCTG GAAAGTATTCTGCTTTAGACTTGTCTACTATTAATGAAATTGGGGACGCAACTATCACTGATGGGAATAAAGGCAGGGTTAGGAGATCCAGCAGTACTTCTGATTTGAAAATTGAACTTGAGGAGAAAAAAACTTGTAGTGGTGAAAGCGAAGGACTTCTCCTTTCAGAGGACTTCGACAGCCCTGATTTTGGTAGGCATATACATAACTTGAATGATGTTTCAAGGTCAGTGATCAAGGCTCAAGGGTCACATTTCCCCAAGCTTAGGTGTCGG GTCATTGGGGCTTACTTTGAAAAAATTGGGTCCACGTCATTTGCTGTGTATTGCGTTGCAGTCACTGATGCGCAAAGTAGCACATGGTTTGTGAAAAGGAG ATATAGGAACTTTGAGAGACTGCATCGACAACTTAAGGCTATACCCAATTATAATTTACATCTGCCCCCTAAAAGAATATTTTCTTCCAGCACTGAAGATACATTTGTGCATCAGCGTTGTATTCAGCTTGACAAATATCTGCAG GATCTTTTAGCTATAGCTAATGTTGCTGAGCAGCACGAAGTGTGGGATTTTCTCAGTGCTTCCTCAAAG AGCTACTCATTTGGGAAGTCGGCATCAGTAATGAAAACACTTGCAG TCAATGTAGATGATGCTGTTGATGATATTGTACGGCAGTTTAAGGGAGTTCCAGAGGGCTTAGTGCACAAGGTTGTTGGTTCATCTTCTTTGAATTCTGGAGCCCTCAGATCTGTACCAGCCAGACACCTATCCTTGAATGAATCTGATCTAAAGATGCATACTTCATTGGATGCTTCAATGGAATCAAGTATGAGTGTTTCTGATGATGACGTTGATATTAAAACTCGCGACCTTGTTGAGGATTCTGCTGTCAAAGAGAATGGGTGGCACTCAGATAACGGATTGAAATCCAAAGTTCCAGCAAGGGTGGTCAGACAAACTGAAGATGGTGCATGGTCATATTCTAAATCAGCTGAAAAGAGCCAGCGCTTTGAGATGAAAGCTGATTTGACTGGAACAGCTGGCTTGCCAGTTACATCTTACCCTATTAATGACCCTGTTGGGGTACCTCCAGAG TGGACGCCACCCAACGTGAGTGTACCTGTGTTGAACTTGGTCGACAAAGTATTTCAGCTTAGCAGGCGAGGCTGGATAAG GAGGCAAGTTTTTTGGATCTCAAAGCAAATATTGCACATAGTAATGGAAGATGCAGTTGATGATTGGCTGATTGGACAGATTAATTGGTTGCGCAGAGAGGATGTTGTTGCTGAAGGGATTCACTTGGTCAAAGAC ATTCTGTGGCCAGATGGTAAATTCTTTTTAAAGCTTGAGATCACTAGTGGCGGATTGGATGAAATGGAAAAGTGTTTTCAAGCTACACCTCGTGGAGCAAGGAGTAAGTCCTCGCAATCCGGTTCATTTGAAATGGAGTTTGAGGCTATTCGAAGAGCTAACTACGTCAAGAAGATGATTTTCA ACGGAGCTCCAGCGCCGCTGGTCAGTTTAGTTGGGAAGAAGCAGTACAAGCGCTGTGCACGAGATCTATACTTTTTTCTTCAG TCGTCAGTGTGCCTGAAACAAGTTGCTTATGCTATTTTGGAGAGCTTGCTTGTGTCGGTCTTTCCTGAGTTGAAGGATCTTATTAGTGATATTCATCAGAAGACACAGGTTGAGCCTGTGGAATAA
- the LOC141611245 gene encoding uncharacterized protein LOC141611245 isoform X1, whose protein sequence is MAKIETIQDLIEEAKVRFLWWTICIFSLTYFLSHTSKSMWMNVPIAGLIALFLRYLANEVEFRWKVTPSSKPTRVTNLSKTRISVNGSRLSTVPSKWRRKFDSPVVEAAVEDFVNRIIQDFVTDLWYSNITPDKEAPDLMRTVILEALGEVAGRIKEVNIVDLLTRDIVDLISDHLELYRKTQASIGVDVMVTLSSEERDEKLKQHLMASKSLHPALISSDSEYKYFQRLVAGLLGVVLKPREAQCPLVRCIAREFVTCLVVQPIMTLVSPVYVNQLVEFVLLHIREFLIGSDGDDHSPKADNDRSVAEEGVESGTTANVGHENIGDQETDVLPVAMDDQKAVALETSPASSNVNDGESMHPKVAEWARVLDAATQRRTEVLSPDNLEKMWAIGRHYKDKIHKSTKPGKYSALDLSTINEIGDATITDGNKGRVRRSSSTSDLKIELEEKKTCSGESEGLLLSEDFDSPDFGRHIHNLNDVSRSVIKAQGSHFPKLRCRVIGAYFEKIGSTSFAVYCVAVTDAQSSTWFVKRRYRNFERLHRQLKAIPNYNLHLPPKRIFSSSTEDTFVHQRCIQLDKYLQDLLAIANVAEQHEVWDFLSASSKSYSFGKSASVMKTLAVNVDDAVDDIVRQFKGVPEGLVHKVVGSSSLNSGALRSVPARHLSLNESDLKMHTSLDASMESSMSVSDDDVDIKTRDLVEDSAVKENGWHSDNGLKSKVPARVVRQTEDGAWSYSKSAEKSQRFEMKADLTGTAGLPVTSYPINDPVGVPPEWTPPNVSVPVLNLVDKVFQLSRRGWIRRQVFWISKQILHIVMEDAVDDWLIGQINWLRREDVVAEGIHLVKDILWPDGKFFLKLEITSGGLDEMEKCFQATPRGARSKSSQSGSFEMEFEAIRRANYVKKMIFNGAPAPLVSLVGKKQYKRCARDLYFFLQSSVCLKQVAYAILESLLVSVFPELKDLISDIHQKTQVEPVE, encoded by the exons ATGGCGAAGATTGAAACGATACAAGATCTTATTGAAGAAGCTAAAGTTCGGTTTCTATGGTGGACGATTTGTATCTTTTCTCTTACTTACTTTTTATCAC ACACCAGCAAGTCAATGTGGATGAACGTACCAATTGCAGGCTTGATCGCATTGTTTTTGCGTTATCTAGCTAATGAGGTAGAGTTTCGATGGAAGGTTACACCTAGCAGCAAACCCACACGTGTCACTAATCTGTCGAAGACCCGAATCTCGGTGAATGGTTCTCGTCTCTCTACCGTTCCTTCAAAATGGAGGAGGAAATTTGATTCACCTGTTGTAGAGGCTGCAGTGGAGGACTTTGTGAATAGAATTATTCAAGATTTTGTTACAGACTTGTGGTATTCTAATATAACACCGGACAAAGAAGCTCCTGACCTCATGCGCACGGTTATATTGGAAGCCCTTGGAGAAGTTGCAGGAAGGATAAAGGAAGTAAATATTGTTGATTTGTTAACACG GGATATAGTCGACTTAATAAGCGATCATCTGGAATTGTATAGAAAAACTCAAGCCTCTATTGGTGTGGATGTTATGGTCACTCTGTCTTCTGAAGAGAGGGATGAAAAATTAAAACAGCATCTTATGGCTTCTAAATCTCTTCATCCGGCATTGATATCTTCAGATAGTGAGTACAAG TATTTTCAGAGGCTTGTGGCTGGATTACTTGGTGTAGTTCTTAAGCCTAGAGAAGCGCAGTGCCCCCTTGTTCGATGTATTGCTCGAGAATTTGTTACTTGCTTAGTAGTCCAACCTATTATGACTCTGGTGTCTCCAGT GTATGTCAATCAGTTGGTTGAATTTGTTCTTCTTCACATTAGAGAATTTTTGATTGGATCAGATGGTGATGATCATTCACCAAAAGCAGATAATGATCGTTCTGTTGCCGAGGAGGGTGTAGAAAGTGGTACAACTGCAAATGTGGGACATGAGAACATCGGTGATCAAGAAACTGATGTGTTACCAGTTGCAATGGATGACCAGAAGGCTGTGGCCTTGGAGACTTCACCAGCCTCTTCTAATGTAAATGATGGTGAGTCCATGCATCCTAAAGTTGCTGAGTGGGCACGAGTGCTGGATGCTGCAACTCAGAGAAGAACTGAAGTTCTTTCCCCAGATAATCTTGAGAAAATGTGGGCTATTGGAAGACATTATAAAGATAAAATCCACAAATCTACAAAACCTG GAAAGTATTCTGCTTTAGACTTGTCTACTATTAATGAAATTGGGGACGCAACTATCACTGATGGGAATAAAGGCAGGGTTAGGAGATCCAGCAGTACTTCTGATTTGAAAATTGAACTTGAGGAGAAAAAAACTTGTAGTGGTGAAAGCGAAGGACTTCTCCTTTCAGAGGACTTCGACAGCCCTGATTTTGGTAGGCATATACATAACTTGAATGATGTTTCAAGGTCAGTGATCAAGGCTCAAGGGTCACATTTCCCCAAGCTTAGGTGTCGG GTCATTGGGGCTTACTTTGAAAAAATTGGGTCCACGTCATTTGCTGTGTATTGCGTTGCAGTCACTGATGCGCAAAGTAGCACATGGTTTGTGAAAAGGAG ATATAGGAACTTTGAGAGACTGCATCGACAACTTAAGGCTATACCCAATTATAATTTACATCTGCCCCCTAAAAGAATATTTTCTTCCAGCACTGAAGATACATTTGTGCATCAGCGTTGTATTCAGCTTGACAAATATCTGCAG GATCTTTTAGCTATAGCTAATGTTGCTGAGCAGCACGAAGTGTGGGATTTTCTCAGTGCTTCCTCAAAG AGCTACTCATTTGGGAAGTCGGCATCAGTAATGAAAACACTTGCAG TCAATGTAGATGATGCTGTTGATGATATTGTACGGCAGTTTAAGGGAGTTCCAGAGGGCTTAGTGCACAAGGTTGTTGGTTCATCTTCTTTGAATTCTGGAGCCCTCAGATCTGTACCAGCCAGACACCTATCCTTGAATGAATCTGATCTAAAGATGCATACTTCATTGGATGCTTCAATGGAATCAAGTATGAGTGTTTCTGATGATGACGTTGATATTAAAACTCGCGACCTTGTTGAGGATTCTGCTGTCAAAGAGAATGGGTGGCACTCAGATAACGGATTGAAATCCAAAGTTCCAGCAAGGGTGGTCAGACAAACTGAAGATGGTGCATGGTCATATTCTAAATCAGCTGAAAAGAGCCAGCGCTTTGAGATGAAAGCTGATTTGACTGGAACAGCTGGCTTGCCAGTTACATCTTACCCTATTAATGACCCTGTTGGGGTACCTCCAGAG TGGACGCCACCCAACGTGAGTGTACCTGTGTTGAACTTGGTCGACAAAGTATTTCAGCTTAGCAGGCGAGGCTGGATAAG GAGGCAAGTTTTTTGGATCTCAAAGCAAATATTGCACATAGTAATGGAAGATGCAGTTGATGATTGGCTGATTGGACAGATTAATTGGTTGCGCAGAGAGGATGTTGTTGCTGAAGGGATTCACTTGGTCAAAGAC ATTCTGTGGCCAGATGGTAAATTCTTTTTAAAGCTTGAGATCACTAGTGGCGGATTGGATGAAATGGAAAAGTGTTTTCAAGCTACACCTCGTGGAGCAAGGAGTAAGTCCTCGCAATCCGGTTCATTTGAAATGGAGTTTGAGGCTATTCGAAGAGCTAACTACGTCAAGAAGATGATTTTCA ACGGAGCTCCAGCGCCGCTGGTCAGTTTAGTTGGGAAGAAGCAGTACAAGCGCTGTGCACGAGATCTATACTTTTTTCTTCAG TCGTCAGTGTGCCTGAAACAAGTTGCTTATGCTATTTTGGAGAGCTTGCTTGTGTCGGTCTTTCCTGAGTTGAAGGATCTTATTAGTGATATTCATCAGAAGACACAGGTTGAGCCTGTGGAATAA
- the LOC141611248 gene encoding TATA-box-binding protein, whose protein sequence is MAEQGLETSQPVDLSKHPSGIIPTLQNIVSTVNLDCKLELKAIALQARNAEYNPKRFAAVIMRIREPKTTALIFASGKMVCTGAKSESQSKLAARKYARIIQKLGFPAKFKDFKIQNIVGSCDVKFPIRLEGLAYSHGAFSSYEPELFPGLIYRMKQPKIVLLIFVSGKIVLTGAKVREETYTAFENIYPVLNEFRKNQQ, encoded by the exons ATGGCAGAACAAGGATTGGAAACTAGTCAGCCAGTTGACTTGTCTAAGCACCCATCCGGCATCATCCCTACTCTCCA GAACATTGTCTCAACTGTGAACTTGGACTGCAAATTGGAACTCAAAGCCATTGCATTACAAGCTCGTAATGCTGAGTACAATCCAAAG CGTTTTGCTGCCGTAATTATGAGGATTAGGGAGCCCAAGACAACGGCTTTAATATTTGCTTCTGGCAAAATG GTGTGTACCGGAGCTAAAAGTGAGAGTCAGTCCAAACTGGCGGCACGtaag TATGCTCGAATTATTCAGAAGCTGGGATTTCCTGCCAAATTTAAG GATTTTAAAATTCAGAATATTGTCGGATCTTGTGATGTTAAGTTTCCCATCAGACTGGAGGGGCTTGCTTACTCTCACGGTGCCTTTTCTAGT TATGAACCAGAACTATTTCCCGGCTTGATCTATCGAATGAAGCAACCAAAGATTGTGTTGCTTATATTCGTTTCAGGAAAGATTGTTCTCACTGGAGCAAAG GTGAGAGAGGAAACCTACACTGCTTTTGAGAATATATATCCCGTCTTGAACGAGTTCAGGAAAAACCAGCAATG